In Deltaproteobacteria bacterium, the sequence AGACAAGGTCCTTCAGGGCGGTTATCCGCTGGATATGCGTTATGCCGGCCCCCGTGAAGCCCTGCTTCATGCCACCTTCCGTCAAAATTACGGGTGCTCCAGGATGATTATCGGCCGTGACCATGCCGGTGTTGGTGATTTCTACGGCATGTTTGAAGCCCAGACCATTTTTGACAAGATTCCCAAGCCGGCCGGCGGAAAAGCCTTGCTTTGCACCCCGCTAAAGATCGACTGGACATTTTACTGCTACAAATGCGACGGCATGGCTTCTTTGAGAACCTGCCCCCACGACAAGAAAGAGCGCGTCATGCTGAGCGGTACGGCACTGCGTAAGGGCCTGTCCGAAGGCACGCCGATTGCCGAACATTTCGGTCGCGAGGAGGTGCTGGATATTCTCCGAGAATACTATGCCGGTCTGGATGAAAAAGTTGAGGTCAAGCTGCATGGGGCTGCTACCGGAAAATAATCCCTTCGGTTTGTTTTGAAAAACTAAAAAGGAGATACTGTAAAAAGTATCTCCTTTTTTTGTTTTGTAATCTTATTTCTCTAAGGCCAATTCAATCAACCGATCCAATAAGGCACCGAAGGTCAATCCTGCGGCCTGGGCCGCTTGGGGAAGGAGGCTGGTCGCTGTCATTCCGGGAATGGTATTGGTTTCCAAAAGAATTATTTCTTCCCCCCGGACGATCATGTCAGTACGGCTGTAACCCCGAAGCTCAAGGACCTTATGGGCCCGCAGGGCATATTCCTGGGCCAGCCGGGTGACCTGTTCCGGCAATTCGGCCGGACAGATTTCTTTGGAGGCCATCTCCTTATACTTGGCCTCGTAATCAAAAAATTGATAGGCCGCGGAGGGAATGATCTCGACAATGGGCAAGGCCTGGAGAACCTGATTTCCCAGAATCCCGCCGGTTATTTCCCGGCCTTTTATATATTCTTCGAGCAAGACCTCCTTATCCAGGGCAAAGGCTTGTTCAATGGCCTTTGAAAGTTCGTCCAAAGTGTTAGCCATCCGGATTCCGATACTGGACCCCTCGGTGTTGGGCTTCACGACAACAGGCCACCCCAGTTCTTCGACCAACGGGTCCATGACCAGACGCTCCCCTCGCCGGACAACCCGGTCCCTGGCCACGGGCAAACCTTCCTGCCGGTACAAGGCCTTGGTCAAACGCTTGTTCATGGCCACGGCGCTGCCAAGGACCCCGGACCCCTGGTAGGGAATACCCAATAATTCCAACAGCCCTTGGACCGTCCCGTCTTCTCCAAACCGGCCATGGAGGATGATCAAAGCCACATCAATCCGGGGGGCATCGGCCACCAGACGGGGCAGGCTGTCCTTTAAATCATAGATCAGGATCTCATACCGCTCGGGATTCAAAGCCTTTTGGACTTCAGCCCCACTTTTAAGAGAAATCGCCCGTTCATTGGAAAGGCCTCCTATCAGTAAAGCCACCCGGAGTTTTTTCATAAAGGCTGACCCTTATCCGGAAGCTGTATCTTGACCTCAATTGCCCGGGAATCCTTAAATCCTTTTAGAGGGGAAAGCATCCCCATAAGGCCGCTTTTGACTATTTCCTGAACAAAGTGGTTCATTGGGATATTCTTTCCATCCAGGATAACCCGGATCGATGGCCTGGTCCGGTCTTTCAAAAAACGGTCTTCCAAAATTTGAACCAGGCCTTCGGGATCATCCGGTTTAAAATGGGGCAGATCGGAGCGGACAGGCTTTTCCCCCACCGTGGCGACAATACTCCCTTTTATTTCCTGCAAAAGTTGTTCTTCTTTTCCTTTGGTCATTACCACAATTTTGGGTTTGTCTCCTTGTTTAAACCCTTCGGTCAGGATGATGTCCCGGTCGTGAAAAAAAGACTGTTCAATCCTATCCAAAAGCATGGCCTCAGTTTCTTCCAATTTTCCTAAATATCCGATTTGACCGGATCCGATCAATACCACACCATCGGCTCCGGCTTTTCCGAATTTATGCGTATCCTTACCTGATTGATCAAGGGAAAACGCATGACCGGTATGTTTAATCACCCCCACGGAATAACCTTTGGCTTTCAGAATAGGGATTACTTTCTCCAACAAAGACGTCTTGCCGCTGTTGGAATAACCGACAACAGAGAGGATCAGGGGCATAGTTTTCAACTCCTTTGGTAAGAAAATAAAGTTTCAAGATGCAAGATGCAAGTTTCAGGTATGAAAAAACCTTAAATCTATTCGGTTTTTCCGGTGAAAAAACGAATCAGAAAATCACTATCCTTCGGGGACAGGTCAAACCTTTTGCCGGCCTCTTCAATGAGATCGATCAGGGCCGGTTTGGGGATTAACTCCTGCTGTTCGTTTATCCATTGTATGGCTCTTCGCAGGATCTCTCCTTCGGGCAGTTTTACGGTCATGAGTATTGAACACCTCCTTAAATCCATCAATGATTACGAACTTGTCAAAGATAGAGGATGGTTTTATTTTATTATTTTATACTTTTTCCTTTCAAAGGCAAACTTAAAAAAACAGGATTGAAACCAGCGGGGCTCCTGAAACAATTTTGGGTTGCCTTTGCCCCTGATGTGGGTTAATCTCCTTTCAAACGCATCTTCGGAGGGATGATACCGGGAGGACATGATGGAAAAAAAACTGCTTCTGGCCATAGACGGCTCCAGGAATTCCTTGATGGCCCTGGATTATGTAAACTATCTGTTTCGATCCTGCCCGGAGGTAACCCTGATCTTGTTCCATGTCCTTCCACCCATACCTCCCATTTACAAGGAAGAGGGCCTGCTGGATCCCATGGCCCAGAAATATCTCGTCCAGTGGAAGAAAAAGCAGCAGGAGGCCATTGAAGGGGTCTTAAAAAAATCGAAAGACAAGTTAATTAAATCCGGTTGGCCCGAATCCCGGGTCCAGATTCGGGCCCGGGAAAAACGGATCGGGGTAGCCCGTGACATTTTGTTTGAGGCTCAAAAAGGCCTTTACGATGCCGTTGTCATCGGCCGTCGCGGGTTAAGCAAAGCCGTTGAAGTTTTTTTAGGCAGTGTTTCCAACAAGGTTATTCAAGGGGCCGGGGATTTACCGGTTTGGGTGGTTGGGGGAAGGATCATCAACCCCAGAATACTGGTAGCCGTCGACGGATCTGAAAACGCCAAACGGGCCGTAGACCATCTCTCCTTCATCCTTGGTTCCCGTACAGAAGAAGCCATAGAAATCCTTCTGCTGTATGTCTGGCCCGGATTGATCACCCTTTCCGGCCCCAGGGTCATTCCCAACCTTTCGGCCTTTCCAATCGGCAGGGAAAAGGTTGAAAAAAGGATAACCCCTTTTCTGGATCAATGCCAGGCCATGCTCCTGGAAGCCGGACTATCTCCATCTCAAATAAAAAGAAAAATTTGTATGAAATGTTCCGATATCGGCAAAGCCATCCTTTCAGAAGCGGAAAAAGGCGGCTATGGGACCATTGTGATAGGCCGGAGAGGGATTTCCAAAACGCAGGAATTTTTCATGGGCAGTGTCTCCAACAAAATCCTGCAGCAGGCCGGAGATAAGTCGGTATGGATAGTCGGTTAATGGATCCTAAAACCCCGTTAGTCAAAAAAATATTCCTCAAGATACCTCCCCCCAGTCTAAAGGATAATACTGCCGAGCTGGATCGATTGAAAAGACACATTAAAAATGAAACCGGGATAGAATCCCTGGCCATCCCCTTCGGGCAAATCCCTGCCTGGGTTTCCCTCCTTCGGGAAGCCGAATATCAGGTTACCGCTACGATTGCCATGACCCCTCCTTTGTGCTCCCTCTTCAACCTGGAACACGGTGATACCAGCCGGAGAAATTTCGGTCTGGCCGTTGACCTGGGTACAACCAGAATGGCCTATCAGCTTTGGGATCTGGCGCAAGGAAAATTATTAGCCGAGACCAGCGGTGAAAATCCTCAGACCCGTTTAGGTGCCGACATATTGACCAGAATTCATTGGGCCGAATCTCCCGGTCATCTCAAGGAATTGCAGGCCAGCGTCCTCCATGAAATCAATCAAATCCTCAAACAACTGGGGAAAGCCTGCCGGATCGCTCCTCAGGAAGTCACCGCCCTGGCCCTGGCCGGTAATACCACGATGACCCATCTCTTCCTTGGGCTCAATCCGGCCTCGATCTGCCGGGAGCCCTATATCCCGGTTCTGAATACAGTTGCCCCCCTGGCCGCTGAGGACCTGGGATTAATCCTCCACCCCCGGGGGATAGTTTATGTTTTCCCCAATGTGGGCAGTTATCTTGGTGGAGATGTTTTGGCCGGAATCTTGAACTCCAGACTGCATCAACAAGAGGCCCTTTCTATGCTGGTGGATGTGGGAACCAATGCCGAAGTCGTCTTCGGCAATGCCGAGTGGTTGATCGGCTGCGCCGGAGCTGCCGGGCCGGCACTGGAAGGCGGAGTGGCCCGAATGGGTATGGTGGCTGAGGAAGGGGCCATTGAAAAGGTCCGGATCGACCCTCTAACCAAAAACCTTTCCTATTCCTTAATCGGGCAAGGACCCCCGAAAGGAATCTGCGGCTCCGGTCTGATCGATCTGACCGCTGAACTGTTTATGGCCGGCCTGCTGGATATCCGCGGAAAATTCAACAGAAAGATGCCCACCGACCGATGGATTGAAATAGAGGGGCAACCGGCTTACCTGCTGATTCCCAAAGAGGAATCAGCCACACAGCAGCCCATTGTTCTGACCCAGGTGGATCTCGACATCCTGCTCCGTTCCAAAGCGGCCATGTATACCATATTGACCACTCTGGTCCAATCCGTGGGTTTTACGTTAAATGACATCGAACAGTTTTTTGTGGCCGGAGCCTTCGGCAATCACATCGATCCCCGCCGGGCCATTATTTTGGGCCTCCTTCCGGACCTGCCTTTGGAACGCTATATCCCCCTGGGAAATACCTCCCTGAAAGGGGCCGCCGATGTGCTGTTGGATTATCAAAAAATTGAAGAGGTGAAAAGAATTGCCTCTAAGATCACCTATCTTGAGATGAATGTGAATCAGGATTTCATGAACCGCTTCAGCGCCGCCCGCTTTATCCCCCATACCGACCCCAGCCTGTTCCCATCGGTGAAGAGGGAACCGTTCTGATAATTTTCTAAGGGCTTAATTCGAAAATAGCATTCAGGGATCAGGGGTCGGGGGCCGGGGCTTAGTTGGAGACAACGTTTCATGTTTCAAGATGCAAGCGTAAAAATCTTGAACCCTGTACCCTGAACCTTGAACCGTATTTCATGATTCCTGGGATTTTTTTAAGACCTGGCTGTCCGGGATAAACAGATAAATAACCCCGGACAAACCTATTCCGGCCGCACACAGATACCAGGCCGGTCGAAAAGCCTCCGGCTGGTTCAAACCCTGAGGACCGGCCTCGACCACCAGGCCCATGGCCTGCATGAGAAAAGCCGCACCCAGCATGGTAAATAGATTCACCCCAGTCATGGCCGTGGCCATAACCTCAGCAGGAACCAGCTCCTTGATATGGGAATACATAATCTGTCCCGGGGCCGAGGCCAGACCTATGGCCAGAAACCAGAGATAAATCCAGACCGTCGGGATTCCCCTTGGTAAAAAGACCAGGGCCATGATCAATAAGGCCATCACCCAAAGAGAGGGGATGATGACCTTGTTGCGGGATCGGATCAGATGATCGCTGATCCGGCCGAAGAGGGGTAACCCGATCATTAAGCCCGCCCCCATTAATATGAGGGCATTTCCAGCGGTCAGGATATCCACCCCTAACCCGTTTACCAGATAGGGCCCGGCCCACAAACCTTGCAGGGCCATCACAAAGCCGTAACGGAAGAAAGCACTTAGGCCGATGCCCCAAAAAACCGGAAAGCTTAAGACGGTTTTTAATCCTTTAAAGGGATTCCCTCTGGTCTGATTTGAAGCCGGCCGGTCAGGGGGGCGATCCCGTACAATCAGGAAAAAGCCTATTGACAAAAGGACGTTGATCCCCGCAAATAACAAAAAACTCTTTCGCCATCCGAAGGTTTGAGCCAGAAAGGCCAGGGGGGTTGCCGCCAGGAGATTGCCCAAGACCCCTATGGAACCGATGACGCCGTTTAAAAAGGCAAAGCGGTTGACCGGAAACCAATAGGCCAGGAGGGTCAAGACCCCCATAAGATTACAGCTCATCCCGATTCCCATCAGGACCCGGGCCCAAACACATTGGGCGACAGTCTGGGCCAGGGCAAAGAGCAAGGCCCCGGCCACTCCAAGGATATTTAAGAGGGTTACTACAACCCGGGAACCGAAACGGTCCAGGGCCAGCCCTAAGGGCAACTGGCAGATAGCAAAGGCATAGAAAAATACGGAAGATAACAAGCCCAACTGGGAGGTAGTCAGGTTCAGGTCCTTGATCAAGTCCGGGCTGATAACGGTAGTGGATACCCGGTAAAACATAGACAGGACAAAAACGGCGCATCCTACCCAAAAAATGGCCCAGCCCCGGCGTGTATTTGAAGATGGATTAATTGAGTTCCTCCTGATTAGTTGTAATTGTACTTCCCATTAACCTCAAACCATTATTCCAATCGAATTATGGTAACCCCTTCACCGCCCTCCGGGCGGTCCCCTTTTCTGAAACCTTTCACCAGAGGGTGTCCGGTTAAATATTCCCGAACCGCCCTGGCCAGAACCCCGGTGCCCACCCCATGGACGATAAAAACTTCCGGCAGACCGGCTAAAGAAGCATGGTTTAAAAAAGGTTCTATCAAAGGAAGGGCGTCATCCACCCGCTGGCCGATCAGGTTGATACGGGAAGGAGCCGCCTCCCGGGAGACCAGCACCCCGGAGATGGCCTTTTTGGCAATATTCGGAGACCCTTCTTTGAACCCGATGTCTGTCATAGAGACCTCGATCTCCCTCCCCTCGGCCCGGACCCTTAAACGGTTCTGTTTCAACAAAACAGCCAATACCAGGGCGTCACAGCCCAGGGACCGGATAAAAACATGATCGCCTTCATGGAGAGACTCTATGGCCGGGCTGTCCGCCCTCAGACCTTTGGCTTCCCTTAGTTTCTGAGTAATGGATTGCTCTTCTTCCCTTAATTTTTGGAGGACTTGGCGCCGATCGGCCTTGTCTTTTTTTTTGACCTCTTCCAGCCATAAATTCATCTTGCCTTTGGTCTGACCCAGAATTTCCGCGGCCTCCTGATAGGCCCTGGCCAGGATCTCTTTTTGGCGATCTTCGGTCTCTGTCAGGAGCCTGTTTACTTTACGGCTTTCCTCAGCCACGACTTCCTGTTGCCTGGTCAAATCCTCAAGCCCTGTTTCGTATTCTCTCCTTTTTCGATTCAAGTCGGCCACCAATTGCTCAAAGCCTTCTTCCCTGCCGGATAAAAGTTTTAAGGCCGTTTCCAGGATCGGTTCCGGCAGGCCGTACTGCCGGGCGATCTCAAGGGCATGGGATTGTCCCGGCTCGCCCATCCGCAGCCGATACAAAGGGCTCAGGGTCTTTTGGTCAAATTCCATGGAGGCATTGACCATCCCCTCCGTGCGATGAACAAATCCCTTGATCTCCGTCAGATGGGTGGTGGCCAGCACCAGGGCCCCTTTGTCCTGGAGATTTTTTAACACCGCACAGGCGATAGCCGACCCCTCCACCGGATCCGTACTGGTACCCAGTTCATCCATCAGGATCAAGGTCTTTTCATTGGCCCGACTCAATATCCCGGTAATCCTGGAGATATGTGCCGAAAAAGTGGACAGGCTGCTTTCAATGGATTGTTCATCTCCGATGTCGGCCAGGAGGTCATGGAGCAAAGGAAAACGGGAGGCTGAATCGGCCGGAACCGGCAGGCCGGACAAGGCCATAAGCAGAAGCAGTCCGGTGGTCTTAAGGGCAATGGTCTTCCCGCCGGCATTGACCCCGGTAATGACCATTACCGTTTCTTGGTCTCCTAAATCAAGATGCAAAGGGACCACCGCTTTCCCCGGCCCTTTTCGTTCGAAAGACAGGGCCAGAAGGGGATGGCGGGCCTTGACCAAACGGATCGTGCCCCCTTCGTGCACTTCCGGAGGCTCCATATGCAGCCGGTCGGCCAGATCGGCCAGGCAGGAGAGGAGATCCAGGTGAACCAGTATCTCCTGATCGGCCTCCAGATCGTCGGCCCTTTGGCGGATCATGGTGGAGAGTACCCTGAGGATGCGGATCTCTTCGGCCTTTTGTTCGGCCATCAGGTTCTCCATTTGATTGGCCAGGCTGATGATATTCAATGGTTCGACAAAGGCTGTTTCACCGGTCCGGGAGACATCGTGGACTACCCCCGGCACCTGGGTCTTGGAATCCATACGCACCGGGATAACCCACCTCCCGGACCTCTGGGTGACAAAATCATCCTGTAAAAAAGCGGCTACCCGCGGCTCTCGAATGATCTCTTCCAGCTTCCTGCGAATCTGGGCCTCCAACTGGCGGATCTCCCTCCGTAATTCCATGAGCCAGGGAGAGGCCTGATCCAGGATGTTGCCTTCCGGATCCAAGGCCCTTTCCAGAAAGGTTAACAGTTCAGGGAAATCCCTTAATTCCCGGGTCAGGATCTCTAATTCCGGAAAGTATTCAGCTTCCCGGACTTGTTTGGGGATGTCCCTGGCCATGCGTAACAGCGGGTTAAAAGCGGAAAGTTCAAAAGATTCCAGTACCGCCCCTTCGGGCCGGGCCCTGTCCAGAAAGGATTTCAGATCATGAAAAGAATAAATGCCCAGAGGATTTCCCTCGGCCTTCATATTGCGTAATTCTTCCACCAGACGCTGCCTTTGGACAATAGGAGGCAGGCTTTCAAAAGGGCGGATATCCAAAACGGCCTGCCGGGTCGCCGGGCAATGGGCCTGTTCAGCCAGAACCCGCAGGAGTTTAGGGAATTCCAAAAGTTCAAGAGCATTTTCAGATATCATGGTTTTTCCCCTTTATATAGGTCTGTGCCCGTCTGTGAGGGTCTACGAAAAATTTATTTTTCAACTTATGCTTGCCTAAATTTCGATCTTTCTGTAAAAATACTATGAAATAAATTATCCGGAAAGGCAACAGGAAAGCCTTCTTAAACCCTCATGCCTTTGGGGGCGCAACGAAACATGAGAACAGATTCACGGTTCAAGGTACAGGGTTCAAGGTTTTTCACACTTGAAACTTGCATCTTG encodes:
- the sat gene encoding sulfate adenylyltransferase (ATP sulfurylase; ATPS; converts ATP and sulfate to 5'phosphosulfate and pyrophosphate; in some organisms this enzyme is involved in the incorporation of inorganic sulfate while in others it is involved in the production of ATP in the reverse direction; the enzyme from Thermus thermophilus is dimeric and binds a zinc ion that is coordinated by cysteine and histidine residues that are not found in all related proteins but is found in some thermophilic organisms) is translated as DKVLQGGYPLDMRYAGPREALLHATFRQNYGCSRMIIGRDHAGVGDFYGMFEAQTIFDKIPKPAGGKALLCTPLKIDWTFYCYKCDGMASLRTCPHDKKERVMLSGTALRKGLSEGTPIAEHFGREEVLDILREYYAGLDEKVEVKLHGAATGK
- a CDS encoding D-alanine--D-alanine ligase, with the translated sequence MKKLRVALLIGGLSNERAISLKSGAEVQKALNPERYEILIYDLKDSLPRLVADAPRIDVALIILHGRFGEDGTVQGLLELLGIPYQGSGVLGSAVAMNKRLTKALYRQEGLPVARDRVVRRGERLVMDPLVEELGWPVVVKPNTEGSSIGIRMANTLDELSKAIEQAFALDKEVLLEEYIKGREITGGILGNQVLQALPIVEIIPSAAYQFFDYEAKYKEMASKEICPAELPEQVTRLAQEYALRAHKVLELRGYSRTDMIVRGEEIILLETNTIPGMTATSLLPQAAQAAGLTFGALLDRLIELALEK
- the mobB gene encoding molybdopterin-guanine dinucleotide biosynthesis protein B, encoding MPLILSVVGYSNSGKTSLLEKVIPILKAKGYSVGVIKHTGHAFSLDQSGKDTHKFGKAGADGVVLIGSGQIGYLGKLEETEAMLLDRIEQSFFHDRDIILTEGFKQGDKPKIVVMTKGKEEQLLQEIKGSIVATVGEKPVRSDLPHFKPDDPEGLVQILEDRFLKDRTRPSIRVILDGKNIPMNHFVQEIVKSGLMGMLSPLKGFKDSRAIEVKIQLPDKGQPL
- a CDS encoding universal stress protein, producing the protein MMEKKLLLAIDGSRNSLMALDYVNYLFRSCPEVTLILFHVLPPIPPIYKEEGLLDPMAQKYLVQWKKKQQEAIEGVLKKSKDKLIKSGWPESRVQIRAREKRIGVARDILFEAQKGLYDAVVIGRRGLSKAVEVFLGSVSNKVIQGAGDLPVWVVGGRIINPRILVAVDGSENAKRAVDHLSFILGSRTEEAIEILLLYVWPGLITLSGPRVIPNLSAFPIGREKVEKRITPFLDQCQAMLLEAGLSPSQIKRKICMKCSDIGKAILSEAEKGGYGTIVIGRRGISKTQEFFMGSVSNKILQQAGDKSVWIVG
- a CDS encoding DUF4445 domain-containing protein; amino-acid sequence: MDSRLMDPKTPLVKKIFLKIPPPSLKDNTAELDRLKRHIKNETGIESLAIPFGQIPAWVSLLREAEYQVTATIAMTPPLCSLFNLEHGDTSRRNFGLAVDLGTTRMAYQLWDLAQGKLLAETSGENPQTRLGADILTRIHWAESPGHLKELQASVLHEINQILKQLGKACRIAPQEVTALALAGNTTMTHLFLGLNPASICREPYIPVLNTVAPLAAEDLGLILHPRGIVYVFPNVGSYLGGDVLAGILNSRLHQQEALSMLVDVGTNAEVVFGNAEWLIGCAGAAGPALEGGVARMGMVAEEGAIEKVRIDPLTKNLSYSLIGQGPPKGICGSGLIDLTAELFMAGLLDIRGKFNRKMPTDRWIEIEGQPAYLLIPKEESATQQPIVLTQVDLDILLRSKAAMYTILTTLVQSVGFTLNDIEQFFVAGAFGNHIDPRRAIILGLLPDLPLERYIPLGNTSLKGAADVLLDYQKIEEVKRIASKITYLEMNVNQDFMNRFSAARFIPHTDPSLFPSVKREPF
- a CDS encoding MFS transporter, with the protein product MFYRVSTTVISPDLIKDLNLTTSQLGLLSSVFFYAFAICQLPLGLALDRFGSRVVVTLLNILGVAGALLFALAQTVAQCVWARVLMGIGMSCNLMGVLTLLAYWFPVNRFAFLNGVIGSIGVLGNLLAATPLAFLAQTFGWRKSFLLFAGINVLLSIGFFLIVRDRPPDRPASNQTRGNPFKGLKTVLSFPVFWGIGLSAFFRYGFVMALQGLWAGPYLVNGLGVDILTAGNALILMGAGLMIGLPLFGRISDHLIRSRNKVIIPSLWVMALLIMALVFLPRGIPTVWIYLWFLAIGLASAPGQIMYSHIKELVPAEVMATAMTGVNLFTMLGAAFLMQAMGLVVEAGPQGLNQPEAFRPAWYLCAAGIGLSGVIYLFIPDSQVLKKSQES
- a CDS encoding endonuclease MutS2; the protein is MISENALELLEFPKLLRVLAEQAHCPATRQAVLDIRPFESLPPIVQRQRLVEELRNMKAEGNPLGIYSFHDLKSFLDRARPEGAVLESFELSAFNPLLRMARDIPKQVREAEYFPELEILTRELRDFPELLTFLERALDPEGNILDQASPWLMELRREIRQLEAQIRRKLEEIIREPRVAAFLQDDFVTQRSGRWVIPVRMDSKTQVPGVVHDVSRTGETAFVEPLNIISLANQMENLMAEQKAEEIRILRVLSTMIRQRADDLEADQEILVHLDLLSCLADLADRLHMEPPEVHEGGTIRLVKARHPLLALSFERKGPGKAVVPLHLDLGDQETVMVITGVNAGGKTIALKTTGLLLLMALSGLPVPADSASRFPLLHDLLADIGDEQSIESSLSTFSAHISRITGILSRANEKTLILMDELGTSTDPVEGSAIACAVLKNLQDKGALVLATTHLTEIKGFVHRTEGMVNASMEFDQKTLSPLYRLRMGEPGQSHALEIARQYGLPEPILETALKLLSGREEGFEQLVADLNRKRREYETGLEDLTRQQEVVAEESRKVNRLLTETEDRQKEILARAYQEAAEILGQTKGKMNLWLEEVKKKDKADRRQVLQKLREEEQSITQKLREAKGLRADSPAIESLHEGDHVFIRSLGCDALVLAVLLKQNRLRVRAEGREIEVSMTDIGFKEGSPNIAKKAISGVLVSREAAPSRINLIGQRVDDALPLIEPFLNHASLAGLPEVFIVHGVGTGVLARAVREYLTGHPLVKGFRKGDRPEGGEGVTIIRLE